A single genomic interval of Bradyrhizobium sp. sBnM-33 harbors:
- a CDS encoding glycosyltransferase family 39 protein produces the protein MSLLFNHDSATPVATPAGLEMIGNTPADALLLVSNVAGLLAIVVLFKLVREEFGDQLALATTALLSFFPASVLLSAGYTEPLALLLIVSFFLALKRKYYLSAALLAGLAVSTRSTGVVLLPVLLWEMWANRDQTKFLLALVPCVLLATSGIWLFMTYLWSAFGTPFAFADGQVAFHQGTTLATRLIAALKLEPFTRIMLNDWNPWGQASWFTLLFIALIVLGWSRLRASWTLFAMAVLLLPYLTLSGGPAGFVSMSRFNLVSFPLFVTLAGLGLRAKWLLAGVIGLFGASLFMNTALFARRIWIG, from the coding sequence ATGAGCCTTCTCTTCAATCACGATAGCGCTACCCCGGTTGCTACCCCAGCGGGTCTTGAAATGATCGGCAATACGCCTGCGGATGCATTGCTGTTGGTATCGAACGTCGCGGGATTGCTCGCGATTGTCGTCCTTTTCAAGCTGGTTCGCGAAGAATTTGGTGATCAACTGGCTCTCGCCACAACCGCGCTGCTCAGCTTTTTTCCCGCTTCGGTCTTGCTATCGGCCGGGTATACCGAGCCCTTGGCACTGCTGCTAATCGTCTCGTTCTTTCTTGCTTTGAAACGAAAATACTACTTGTCGGCAGCACTGCTTGCAGGCTTGGCAGTCTCTACCCGATCGACGGGCGTTGTCCTATTACCTGTCCTTCTTTGGGAGATGTGGGCCAATCGCGATCAGACGAAGTTCCTTCTTGCCCTCGTGCCATGCGTCCTTCTTGCGACGTCGGGCATCTGGCTATTCATGACCTATCTCTGGAGCGCCTTCGGAACTCCGTTTGCTTTTGCGGATGGGCAGGTGGCATTCCATCAAGGAACGACGCTAGCGACAAGATTGATCGCGGCACTAAAGCTTGAGCCGTTCACACGAATAATGCTCAATGATTGGAATCCATGGGGACAAGCTAGCTGGTTTACATTATTGTTCATTGCCCTGATTGTTTTGGGCTGGTCTCGACTGCGCGCAAGCTGGACACTGTTCGCCATGGCAGTCCTGTTACTGCCATATCTAACACTCAGCGGTGGGCCAGCAGGCTTCGTCTCGATGAGTCGATTTAATCTCGTTTCATTTCCCCTGTTTGTGACGTTGGCAGGTTTAGGATTGCGAGCGAAGTGGCTTTTGGCAGGGGTGATAGGACTCTTCGGCGCGTCCTTGTTCATGAACACCGCCTTGTTTGCTCGTAGAATTTGGATCGGTTGA
- a CDS encoding DUF2946 family protein, giving the protein MNWFRKHLKLGSRLALFALAIQFALSFGHFHGTAAVQAAPAAQSGLADADLAIAATLAERGTHSEAAQRQQPAGHDDDHHTAKICACCAVLSLANNFLFATPPRLELPRAVELLYLTTDAEFAHLGSLHPAFHSRAPPVS; this is encoded by the coding sequence ATGAATTGGTTTCGAAAACATCTCAAACTTGGCTCGCGGCTGGCGCTGTTTGCGCTCGCGATCCAGTTTGCGCTGTCGTTCGGGCATTTCCACGGGACAGCCGCCGTGCAGGCGGCGCCGGCCGCTCAGAGCGGGCTGGCCGACGCCGATCTCGCCATTGCCGCGACCCTTGCCGAGCGAGGAACGCACTCCGAAGCCGCGCAGCGGCAACAGCCTGCGGGCCACGATGACGACCACCACACGGCCAAGATTTGCGCGTGTTGCGCTGTCCTCTCGCTTGCCAATAATTTCCTGTTCGCCACGCCGCCGCGGCTCGAGCTGCCGCGGGCTGTCGAACTTCTGTATCTGACCACCGACGCCGAATTCGCGCATCTCGGCTCGCTCCATCCCGCATTCCACTCCCGCGCGCCTCCCGTCTCCTGA